Proteins encoded by one window of Candidatus Binatia bacterium:
- a CDS encoding VWA domain-containing protein, protein MPISIRYTQWDGSQRVRLNADQVFEKLSEYLSYTDDVQQALDWLMRQGAEWDDMRVMGLDDFLEEVRDQLRQRYRDFNISNAFDGIRQRLEELLDLERDRLTETHAAHPALKDKLDFLDRLPHRLSEALERLQQYAFEDAQARQEFENLLEELQNLKDLEEFRRRYGDLFHGSKSLNYDEALHLMREVERLKRLEEQLLAGDFERINLDEISALLGQQGLQEFRNLQQMVMLLTQAGYLTSKEGSVRLSPKGVRQIGQLALRDIYQGLLRDRPGSHQSDHRGIHEVRPDVTKSYQYGDPLNLDLVGTLKKALPRRAGTPLEIRPTDFEVFAADYATSTSTVLLLDMSWSMSWEGRFAAAKKVAMAMESLIRSRYPRDYFSIVGFFTRAVELKLKDLPEASWNMGDPFTNLQDGLRLARELLSRHPSNNQHIIIITDGQPTAYFSRGRLYCEWPLSFGGISMRAAQETLKEVERVTRKGIVINTFMLDDSASLRAFVERMTRINKGRALYTRPDHLGEYLLVDYIGKKRKKV, encoded by the coding sequence ATGCCAATTTCAATCCGCTACACGCAGTGGGACGGCAGCCAGCGTGTCCGGCTGAATGCCGATCAGGTGTTCGAGAAGCTGTCCGAGTACCTCTCCTACACGGACGACGTGCAGCAAGCCCTCGATTGGCTCATGCGTCAGGGCGCGGAGTGGGACGACATGCGGGTCATGGGCCTGGATGACTTCCTGGAAGAAGTACGTGACCAACTGCGCCAGCGCTATCGCGACTTCAATATCAGCAACGCCTTTGACGGCATCCGCCAGCGCTTGGAAGAGCTGCTCGATCTCGAACGCGACAGGCTGACAGAAACGCACGCCGCGCACCCTGCCCTCAAGGACAAGCTCGATTTTCTCGACCGCCTGCCGCACCGGCTGTCGGAGGCGCTGGAGCGGCTGCAGCAGTACGCGTTCGAAGATGCCCAGGCGCGTCAGGAATTCGAGAATCTGCTCGAAGAATTGCAGAACCTGAAGGACCTGGAGGAATTTCGGCGCCGGTACGGTGACCTGTTCCACGGCTCGAAATCGCTCAACTACGACGAGGCGCTGCACCTGATGCGTGAAGTGGAGCGACTCAAAAGGCTTGAAGAACAGCTGCTCGCCGGCGACTTCGAACGGATCAATCTCGACGAGATCAGCGCACTGCTAGGACAACAGGGGCTGCAGGAATTCCGCAACCTGCAGCAAATGGTGATGCTGCTCACGCAGGCGGGATACCTGACGAGCAAAGAGGGCAGTGTTCGTTTGTCGCCGAAGGGGGTGCGCCAGATCGGGCAGTTGGCGCTGCGCGACATTTACCAGGGTCTGCTGCGGGACCGGCCCGGCAGCCATCAGTCGGATCATCGGGGCATTCACGAGGTGCGGCCAGATGTTACGAAAAGTTATCAGTACGGCGACCCGTTGAATCTCGACCTGGTCGGCACGTTGAAAAAGGCCCTGCCGCGGCGGGCGGGCACGCCGCTGGAGATCCGCCCCACCGACTTCGAGGTCTTCGCCGCCGATTACGCTACCAGCACCTCCACCGTCCTCTTGCTGGATATGAGCTGGTCGATGAGCTGGGAGGGGCGCTTCGCGGCTGCGAAGAAGGTGGCCATGGCAATGGAGAGCCTAATCCGGTCGCGCTATCCACGGGATTACTTCTCCATCGTCGGCTTCTTCACCCGGGCCGTCGAGCTGAAGCTGAAGGATCTGCCGGAAGCCAGTTGGAATATGGGAGATCCGTTCACCAATCTGCAGGACGGGCTGCGTCTCGCTCGCGAGCTACTGAGCCGCCACCCGAGCAACAACCAGCACATCATCATCATTACCGACGGCCAGCCGACGGCCTATTTCTCGCGCGGCCGGTTATACTGTGAGTGGCCGCTGTCGTTCGGCGGTATCAGCATGCGTGCGGCCCAGGAGACGCTGAAAGAGGTCGAGCGCGTCACCCGCAAAGGCATCGTCATCAACACTTTCATGCTCGACGACAGCGCCAGCCTGCGCGCCTTCGTCGAGCGCATGACCCGCATCAACAAAGGCCGGGCTCTCTACACCCGTCCCGACCATCTGGGTGAATACCTGCTGGTCGATTACATCGGGAAGAAGCGGAAGAAAGTGTGA
- a CDS encoding MFS transporter produces MSPKAVRAGHPPAVAPRAVAAERTNQRNALLASFLGWTLDAFDFFVLVMVLDAVADTYHRTRPEIALTLTASLAMRPVGALFFGLMADRYGRRLPLMLDLIFYAAVEVLSGLAPNYTTFLILRLLFGIGMGGEWGVGASLAMESVSPKWRGVLSGLLQEGYALGYLLAAIAYFTVFPYLGWRAMFFIGGLPALLSLFVRAKVKESDAWHEHKMADWASYRRAIGNHWRLFLYLVLLMAVMNLISHGTQDMYPTFLQQQRHFSPQQTAGITIVSMIGAVAGGILFGLFSDRSGRRRAMATAALCGVLVVPLWVFAPSTPLIVAGAFLMQFMVQGAWGVIPAHLNELSPGPLRGFFPGFAYQLGVLSASSITYIEAVLGEHFTYAQAMGILAAGMLLIAALVIGLGPEAKGVSFRKTAAG; encoded by the coding sequence ATGAGTCCCAAAGCGGTGCGCGCCGGGCACCCGCCGGCCGTCGCACCTCGGGCGGTAGCTGCGGAGCGGACAAACCAGCGCAACGCGCTTCTGGCCAGCTTTCTCGGCTGGACCCTCGACGCCTTCGACTTTTTCGTCCTCGTGATGGTGTTGGATGCCGTAGCCGACACCTACCACCGCACGCGTCCTGAGATTGCGCTCACCCTGACCGCCAGCCTGGCCATGCGTCCGGTGGGCGCGTTGTTTTTTGGACTCATGGCGGATCGCTACGGCCGGCGTTTGCCTCTGATGCTTGACCTCATCTTCTACGCCGCCGTCGAAGTCCTGTCCGGTCTGGCGCCGAACTACACCACATTCCTCATTCTTCGGCTGTTGTTCGGTATCGGCATGGGCGGCGAATGGGGCGTTGGCGCTTCACTGGCCATGGAGTCGGTCTCGCCGAAGTGGCGCGGCGTCCTGTCCGGCTTGCTGCAGGAAGGGTACGCCCTCGGCTACCTGCTGGCAGCGATCGCCTACTTCACGGTGTTTCCGTATCTCGGCTGGCGGGCGATGTTCTTCATCGGCGGCCTGCCCGCGTTGCTGTCGCTTTTCGTGCGGGCGAAGGTCAAGGAATCGGACGCGTGGCACGAGCACAAGATGGCCGATTGGGCGAGTTACCGGCGGGCAATCGGCAACCACTGGCGCTTGTTCCTGTATCTCGTGCTCCTGATGGCCGTGATGAACTTGATCTCCCATGGCACGCAGGACATGTACCCCACCTTCCTGCAGCAGCAGCGGCACTTCAGCCCGCAGCAGACGGCGGGCATCACGATCGTCTCCATGATCGGCGCCGTTGCTGGCGGGATTCTGTTTGGCTTGTTCTCCGACCGCAGCGGGCGGCGCCGCGCCATGGCGACGGCGGCCCTGTGCGGTGTATTGGTGGTGCCGCTCTGGGTCTTTGCGCCGAGCACACCGCTCATTGTGGCAGGCGCCTTCCTGATGCAATTCATGGTACAGGGGGCGTGGGGCGTGATTCCGGCACACCTCAACGAGCTGTCGCCCGGACCGCTGCGCGGTTTCTTCCCCGGCTTCGCGTATCAACTCGGGGTCTTGTCAGCGTCGAGCATCACATACATCGAAGCCGTGCTGGGCGAACACTTCACCTACGCGCAGGCCATGGGTATCCTGGCCGCCGGCATGCTGCTGATCGCCGCCCTGGTGATCGGGTTAGGCCCCGAGGCCAAGGGCGTGTCGTTCCGGAAAACGGCAGCGGGATGA
- a CDS encoding acyl-CoA dehydrogenase: MTPFAGVDYYGVDELLTDEERMIRKTVRDFVEREALPIIEEHHSRGTFPRHLIPRLAELGLFGANLKGYGCAGFNNVSYGIICQELERGDSGLRSMVSVQGSLCMHPIHAFGSETQKQRWLPQMAAGKAIGCFGLTEPDHGSDPGSMETRARADGNQFILSGVKRWITNGSIADIAIVWAKTSEGIRGFLIEKGTPGFAAHDIKGKFSLRASITSELVLDDVRVPRENMLPNVVGLKGPFSCLNQARYGIVWGAIGAAMGCYHTALQYAQDRRQFDRPLAGYQLVQQKLVHMVTEITKGQLLAHRLGQLKDLGKARPEQISLAKRNNVGQALEIARLARDILGANGIVNDYPVIRHMLNLETVNTYEGTYDMHTLIVGRDITGHDAIR; encoded by the coding sequence ATGACGCCATTTGCGGGCGTTGACTACTACGGCGTGGACGAGTTGCTGACCGACGAAGAACGGATGATCCGCAAGACCGTGCGTGACTTCGTCGAACGCGAAGCGCTGCCGATCATCGAAGAGCACCATTCGCGCGGGACCTTCCCCCGGCACCTCATCCCGCGCCTGGCCGAACTCGGCCTCTTCGGCGCAAATCTGAAAGGCTACGGCTGTGCCGGCTTCAACAACGTCTCGTACGGGATCATTTGCCAGGAACTCGAACGCGGCGACAGCGGCCTGCGGTCCATGGTGTCCGTGCAGGGGTCATTATGCATGCACCCGATCCACGCCTTCGGTTCGGAGACGCAGAAGCAGCGCTGGCTGCCGCAGATGGCGGCGGGAAAGGCAATCGGCTGCTTCGGCCTGACCGAGCCGGATCACGGCTCGGATCCGGGCAGCATGGAAACCCGCGCCCGTGCCGACGGCAACCAGTTCATCCTCTCCGGCGTGAAGCGCTGGATCACCAACGGCAGCATCGCCGACATCGCCATCGTCTGGGCCAAGACCAGCGAAGGCATCCGCGGCTTCTTGATCGAGAAGGGTACGCCGGGGTTCGCGGCTCACGACATCAAGGGAAAGTTCTCCCTCCGCGCCTCGATCACCTCGGAGCTGGTGCTCGACGACGTCCGCGTCCCGCGGGAAAACATGCTCCCCAACGTCGTGGGGTTAAAGGGCCCGTTCTCCTGTCTGAACCAGGCCCGCTACGGCATCGTCTGGGGAGCGATTGGTGCGGCCATGGGCTGCTATCACACCGCGCTGCAGTATGCGCAAGACCGGCGGCAGTTCGATCGCCCGCTGGCGGGCTACCAGCTCGTGCAACAGAAGCTCGTCCACATGGTAACCGAGATCACCAAAGGACAGTTGCTGGCCCACCGACTGGGGCAGTTGAAAGATCTCGGCAAGGCTCGGCCCGAACAGATCTCCCTGGCCAAGCGCAATAACGTCGGGCAGGCCCTGGAGATCGCCCGCTTGGCGCGGGATATTCTCGGCGCCAACGGCATCGTCAATGACTACCCGGTGATCCGCCACATGCTGAACCTCGAGACGGTCAACACCTACGAAGGCACGTACGACATGCACACCTTGATCGTTGGCCGTGACATCACCGGTCACGACGCCATTCGCTAG
- a CDS encoding DGQHR domain-containing protein, translating into MITVPAMRLHQFGVYFYQAILSVRDVQKLVRFEVLSYSGDNRTHGKRPLKTQRAGKINWDVLEQKIAQSEGAFQRPVIQKKIAELMDYYLQCAEAQNLPAIPGAVLLTCDRRLEFVPISSHRILGVLQLPPDEGSLRALDGQHRLLALHQLAQEHPAEDVQVPAVIFDRLSPDQVVELFVTINAKHTKLNPSHLISLSGRRLYPDADLALSHDIVRTLSEDSSSPLHREIKLFGVGHGRVAQAPLAEELKSVLAALDAFGGGKQADDFREHATRLFLNYFKQIAKVFPKAWNGKRYSIKTAAALRAFLRVVPDVLATIRKSGGDPFEASAITNVIDLWGEYIGDARFETDGEWRQKLAGGTRGTVDVLARELRSALRAS; encoded by the coding sequence ATGATCACAGTGCCGGCGATGCGGTTGCACCAGTTCGGGGTGTATTTCTATCAGGCTATCCTCAGCGTGCGCGACGTGCAGAAGCTCGTGCGCTTCGAGGTGCTGAGCTACAGCGGCGACAACCGCACACATGGAAAGCGGCCGCTCAAGACGCAGCGCGCCGGGAAGATCAACTGGGACGTGCTCGAGCAGAAGATCGCGCAGAGCGAGGGCGCCTTTCAACGGCCGGTGATCCAAAAGAAGATCGCCGAGCTGATGGATTACTACCTGCAGTGCGCCGAAGCGCAGAACCTGCCGGCCATCCCCGGCGCCGTCCTGCTCACGTGCGATCGGCGGCTCGAATTCGTACCCATCAGCTCGCACCGCATCCTCGGCGTGTTGCAGCTGCCTCCGGACGAAGGCTCGCTGCGTGCCCTCGATGGCCAGCACCGGCTCCTGGCGCTGCACCAGCTGGCGCAAGAGCATCCCGCCGAGGACGTGCAAGTGCCGGCAGTGATCTTCGACCGGCTGTCTCCGGACCAGGTCGTCGAGCTGTTCGTCACCATCAACGCCAAGCATACCAAGCTCAACCCATCGCACCTGATCTCGCTCTCCGGCCGGCGCCTCTACCCCGATGCGGACCTAGCCCTCAGCCATGATATCGTGCGCACGCTTAGCGAGGACAGCAGTTCGCCTTTGCACCGGGAGATCAAGCTCTTCGGCGTTGGCCACGGCCGCGTCGCCCAGGCTCCGCTGGCGGAAGAGTTGAAGAGCGTGCTGGCCGCGCTCGACGCCTTCGGCGGCGGCAAGCAGGCCGACGACTTCCGCGAGCACGCGACCCGCCTCTTCCTCAACTACTTCAAGCAAATCGCCAAGGTGTTCCCGAAAGCCTGGAACGGCAAGCGCTACAGCATCAAGACGGCGGCCGCGTTGCGGGCGTTTCTGCGCGTCGTGCCCGACGTGCTCGCCACCATCCGAAAATCGGGCGGCGATCCGTTCGAGGCTTCGGCGATTACCAACGTCATCGACCTCTGGGGTGAGTATATCGGCGACGCCCGCTTTGAGACCGACGGCGAATGGCGTCAGAAGCTCGCCGGCGGCACGCGCGGCACCGTCGACGTGCTCGCCCGCGAGTTGCGTTCAGCGTTGCGGGCGTCCTGA
- a CDS encoding M20/M25/M40 family metallo-hydrolase: MDLTAIRSFVEHTWAESIVPALQQYITIPNQSPAYDPEWQRNGHMEAAVDLVVTWIRAQAVPHLNLEVLRLAGRTPLICVDVPGDSSETVLLYGHLDKQPPMEGWDEGLGPWTPVIKHGRLYGRGAADDGYAAFAAVTALNALAHQRLPHARCIVLIEACEESGSGDLPYYIDLLKDRLGHLGLVICLDSGCGDYERLWITSSLRGLVNATLTVRTLTEGVHSGAASGIVPSTFRVLRHLLARLEDARTGAVLPQELYVEIPAERVHQAAETATVLGTTLAEAFPFHGGTQSVSHKIEELLLNRSWRPQLEITGAAGLPPLGKAGNVLRPVTALKLSVRLPPTLDANAATRCLQQLLERDPPYGATVQFAGEEHAPGWNAPSFEPWLAHAARQASVEFFGRPPGYIGEGGTIPFMAMLGEKFPQAQFLVTGVLGPHANAHGPNEFLDLATGQRVTACVACVLHEHYQATLQ; encoded by the coding sequence TTGGACCTGACCGCGATCCGCAGTTTCGTCGAACACACTTGGGCAGAGAGCATCGTCCCTGCCCTGCAACAGTACATCACCATCCCGAATCAGTCGCCAGCATACGATCCAGAGTGGCAGCGAAACGGCCATATGGAGGCGGCGGTCGACCTCGTCGTCACATGGATTCGGGCGCAGGCAGTCCCACACCTCAACCTGGAGGTACTGCGACTCGCGGGGCGCACCCCGCTCATCTGTGTTGACGTACCGGGCGATTCCTCCGAAACCGTACTGCTCTACGGCCACCTCGACAAGCAGCCGCCGATGGAAGGCTGGGACGAGGGACTCGGTCCGTGGACTCCCGTGATCAAGCATGGCCGGCTCTATGGGCGCGGCGCGGCGGATGACGGTTATGCCGCGTTTGCCGCCGTCACCGCGCTCAACGCGTTGGCGCACCAGCGCCTCCCGCACGCACGGTGCATCGTTCTGATCGAGGCATGCGAGGAAAGTGGGAGTGGCGATCTGCCTTACTATATTGATCTCCTGAAGGATCGGCTCGGACATCTGGGACTGGTCATCTGCTTGGACTCGGGCTGCGGCGACTACGAACGTCTGTGGATCACGTCGTCGTTGCGCGGGCTCGTAAATGCTACGCTCACCGTGCGGACGCTCACCGAAGGGGTGCACTCGGGTGCAGCCAGCGGCATTGTGCCGTCAACCTTTCGCGTCCTGCGTCACCTACTCGCCCGATTGGAGGATGCGCGGACCGGCGCCGTCCTGCCACAGGAATTGTACGTTGAGATTCCCGCCGAGCGCGTCCACCAAGCGGCTGAGACCGCCACCGTCCTCGGCACCACCCTCGCCGAGGCATTTCCGTTTCACGGCGGCACGCAATCGGTTTCACACAAGATCGAAGAGCTGCTCCTCAACCGCAGCTGGCGACCGCAGCTCGAGATCACTGGGGCGGCGGGGCTGCCGCCGCTCGGAAAAGCAGGCAACGTGCTGCGCCCCGTCACCGCACTCAAGCTCTCCGTACGCCTGCCACCCACACTGGATGCGAACGCGGCGACGCGCTGTCTACAGCAACTGCTGGAACGCGATCCGCCGTACGGCGCCACGGTGCAGTTCGCCGGCGAAGAGCACGCTCCGGGGTGGAACGCGCCAAGCTTCGAACCATGGTTGGCGCACGCCGCCCGGCAGGCGTCGGTGGAGTTTTTCGGCCGGCCACCAGGGTACATAGGTGAAGGCGGAACGATCCCGTTTATGGCGATGCTCGGCGAGAAATTCCCGCAGGCACAGTTTCTCGTCACTGGCGTCCTGGGCCCGCACGCCAACGCACATGGTCCGAACGAGTTTCTCGACCTTGCCACTGGCCAGCGCGTCACCGCCTGCGTTGCCTGCGTCCTCCACGAACACTATCAAGCCACGCTTCAATAG
- a CDS encoding SDR family oxidoreductase produces MDKEVASQMNGKSRVVLITGATSGFGLECARLLRQQGYRVYGTTTDPAETTGRNPYGEFQLIHMNVHDDELVNAGVMAVIGRADRIDIVLNNAGFGVVGAIEDTSSAEAHAQLEPNFFGVHRVCRAVLPHMRAQRYGYIVNMSSLGGEVGLPFQGLYSAAKFAIEGYSEALRIEVKPFGIRVAMIEPADFNTGFVKNRTLVAAANASSPYDTRFRAAIGKSDRDTASNTRVDTVAHAFLRIIEQDHPKLRHAVGPFLPCFAVSIKRFGPAWLFERLMTAYYS; encoded by the coding sequence ATGGACAAGGAGGTAGCCAGCCAGATGAACGGTAAGAGTCGTGTTGTCCTGATTACCGGCGCCACTTCCGGCTTCGGCTTGGAATGCGCGCGGCTGCTGCGCCAACAGGGATATCGCGTGTACGGTACGACGACCGATCCGGCGGAGACGACGGGTAGGAACCCATACGGCGAGTTCCAGCTCATCCACATGAACGTCCATGACGACGAGTTGGTGAATGCGGGGGTGATGGCTGTCATTGGGCGCGCAGACAGAATCGACATCGTACTCAACAACGCCGGTTTCGGGGTGGTGGGAGCGATCGAGGACACGAGTTCCGCCGAGGCCCATGCGCAATTGGAGCCGAACTTCTTCGGCGTGCATCGCGTCTGTCGTGCCGTCCTCCCGCACATGCGCGCGCAACGGTACGGCTACATCGTCAACATGAGTTCCCTCGGTGGTGAGGTGGGGTTGCCTTTCCAGGGGCTGTACAGCGCCGCAAAATTTGCGATCGAAGGCTACTCGGAAGCCTTGCGGATCGAAGTGAAGCCGTTCGGTATTCGGGTCGCCATGATCGAGCCCGCGGATTTCAACACGGGTTTCGTCAAGAACCGGACGCTCGTTGCCGCGGCCAACGCGAGTTCTCCATATGATACCCGCTTCAGGGCGGCGATCGGGAAGTCCGATAGAGATACGGCCAGCAACACGCGCGTCGACACGGTCGCCCACGCCTTCCTGCGGATCATCGAGCAGGATCATCCAAAGTTGCGCCATGCGGTCGGTCCGTTCCTGCCGTGCTTCGCCGTGTCCATCAAACGCTTCGGGCCTGCGTGGTTGTTCGAGAGACTGATGACGGCCTATTACAGCTGA
- a CDS encoding histone deacetylase — protein sequence MRDRTCLFYRDEYVYDVVEAGIRHTFDTQKPRRIRDALIAAKLATAADFIAPPAVSDRELLLVHTPDYLEQIRRPEVLARLLFLDPAHPWDDRLIQPFLFATGGTVAAASRAVAKREVAINLGGGFHHAQADRADGFCAIADVAIAIRLLQRSRQVERVLIVDLDYHHGNGNAEIFAEDESVFTFSIHAGNWCWITKRNNLDIELPAHTTDATYLQSLRQHLPGIVREFAPDLAIYVAGSDPFIGDTLGDFDISEDGMLERDRIVTSEVRGRDLPLVVVTAGGYGESSWRIHFNYFRWLLAGGEAS from the coding sequence ATGAGAGATCGGACCTGTCTCTTCTATCGGGATGAGTATGTCTACGATGTAGTCGAAGCCGGCATCCGACACACCTTCGACACGCAAAAACCCCGGCGCATCCGTGACGCGCTGATCGCCGCCAAGCTGGCAACGGCGGCCGACTTCATCGCTCCACCAGCGGTCTCCGATAGGGAGCTCCTGCTAGTGCACACGCCCGACTACTTGGAGCAGATCAGGCGGCCGGAGGTGCTGGCGCGGCTACTGTTCCTCGACCCAGCCCATCCGTGGGACGACCGGCTCATCCAGCCCTTCCTGTTCGCCACCGGGGGCACTGTGGCTGCGGCCAGCAGGGCGGTCGCCAAACGGGAGGTCGCCATCAATCTCGGAGGTGGGTTTCACCACGCCCAAGCGGACAGGGCCGACGGGTTCTGCGCCATTGCCGACGTCGCCATCGCCATCCGCCTGCTGCAACGGAGCCGCCAGGTTGAACGCGTCCTGATCGTAGACCTCGACTATCACCACGGTAACGGCAACGCGGAAATCTTCGCGGAAGACGAGTCGGTCTTCACCTTTTCCATCCATGCCGGCAACTGGTGCTGGATCACCAAACGCAACAACCTCGACATCGAGCTGCCAGCGCACACGACGGATGCCACCTATCTGCAGTCGTTGCGCCAGCATCTCCCGGGCATCGTGCGCGAGTTCGCCCCGGATCTCGCGATCTACGTTGCCGGCAGCGACCCCTTCATCGGGGATACGCTCGGGGACTTCGATATCAGCGAAGACGGCATGCTCGAACGCGACCGCATTGTCACCAGCGAGGTACGGGGGCGTGACCTTCCGCTGGTGGTGGTGACGGCAGGCGGGTACGGCGAATCGAGCTGGCGCATCCACTTCAACTACTTCCGGTGGCTGCTCGCCGGAGGTGAGGCGAGCTGA
- a CDS encoding transglycosylase SLT domain-containing protein: protein MRFPIQAVIGLAFVLAIAGCAAKQHPGTDLERWSLETLSPAATQQTPYGQYGLSVNPDQAPAKTAGSQFNFSHPRVDDFVAKFQTNLRGFYRRALSRSGRYVPQMSSILQKNGVPQELAYLPLIESGYSTHAVSPAGAAGPWQFIPGTGRRYGLRIDRYVDERRDPVKSTQAAAQYLKDLHDMFGDWHLSIAAYNTGEQNIVRILERRRIESFWEMSERGYLHQETCDYVPEFLAALQIAEAPEAYGFDASNETPLRYDVVKVARSLPLSTVAQLSGTSTSEIKELNPALHRDMIPPNGYAIRLPKGTKETFEVALASFKSTPVTHAPTRKARRSGGARGKHRVRSGETVASIAKQHRVSVSGLLKANGMRNPRNLQAGRTLRIHGTVARQEQGPVLVAKHKGGSRVLD from the coding sequence ATGCGATTCCCAATACAGGCAGTGATTGGGCTTGCATTTGTTCTCGCGATAGCCGGTTGTGCTGCTAAGCAGCACCCCGGGACCGATCTGGAACGGTGGTCATTGGAGACGCTCTCTCCGGCGGCCACACAGCAAACGCCGTACGGACAATACGGCCTTTCGGTCAACCCCGATCAAGCCCCTGCAAAGACTGCGGGGAGCCAATTCAATTTCTCGCACCCACGGGTCGACGATTTTGTAGCGAAATTCCAGACGAATCTGCGCGGATTTTATCGCCGCGCCCTGTCGCGTAGCGGTCGCTACGTGCCACAAATGTCGTCGATCCTTCAGAAAAATGGCGTTCCGCAGGAGCTTGCTTACCTTCCTTTGATCGAAAGCGGGTACAGCACCCATGCGGTGTCGCCCGCAGGTGCGGCGGGCCCGTGGCAGTTCATCCCGGGGACCGGTCGCCGCTACGGGCTGCGAATCGACCGCTACGTCGATGAGCGTCGCGATCCCGTGAAGTCTACCCAGGCAGCGGCACAGTACCTCAAGGATCTGCACGACATGTTCGGCGACTGGCACCTGTCGATAGCGGCGTACAATACGGGCGAGCAGAACATCGTCCGCATCCTCGAACGTCGTCGGATCGAGAGTTTTTGGGAGATGAGCGAGCGCGGCTATCTGCACCAGGAGACCTGCGACTACGTGCCTGAGTTTTTGGCCGCATTGCAGATCGCCGAGGCCCCCGAAGCGTACGGATTCGATGCATCTAATGAAACGCCGTTGCGGTACGACGTCGTCAAGGTAGCCCGCTCGCTGCCGCTGTCCACCGTCGCCCAGCTCAGCGGCACATCAACCAGTGAAATCAAAGAGCTGAACCCGGCGCTACACCGTGACATGATTCCACCCAACGGATATGCAATACGGTTGCCGAAGGGTACCAAGGAAACCTTCGAAGTGGCTTTGGCCAGCTTCAAGAGTACCCCGGTGACACATGCGCCGACTCGGAAGGCGCGCCGCTCCGGCGGCGCGCGCGGGAAACACCGCGTGCGGAGTGGAGAAACCGTCGCCTCGATCGCCAAGCAGCATCGCGTGTCGGTCAGCGGCTTGCTGAAGGCCAATGGCATGCGCAACCCGCGTAATTTGCAGGCGGGACGTACGCTGCGCATCCACGGCACGGTGGCACGTCAAGAGCAGGGCCCCGTACTGGTGGCGAAGCACAAAGGGGGGTCACGAGTCCTCGATTGA